Proteins encoded in a region of the Streptomyces sp. NBC_01471 genome:
- a CDS encoding amidohydrolase produces MLVDVHQHLWPPAFTELLRARTTAPYLDGWTLHLQGEPPYAVDPADHDVAARTELAHTDGLGLALVSLSSPLGIEYLPPAEAAPLLAAFHDGALDLPAPFGVWASAGLVAPDPEALARTLEQGCVGLQLPATALLDEAGWAHCAPLLDTLARAGKPLFVHPGAAPPSGDGAPPWWPALVPYVQQLHATWFAFRAFGRPRHPRLRVCFAALAGLAPLHGERLAARGGGRGTVDFDVFYETSSYGTRAVDALVRAVGIDVVVSGSDRPYALPAIPDLGAEAAAHALRTANPARLLKGATP; encoded by the coding sequence TTGCTCGTAGACGTCCACCAGCACCTCTGGCCACCGGCCTTCACCGAGTTGCTGCGCGCCCGCACCACCGCCCCGTATCTCGACGGCTGGACGCTCCACCTGCAAGGAGAGCCGCCGTACGCGGTCGACCCGGCCGACCACGACGTCGCGGCCCGCACCGAACTGGCCCACACCGACGGTCTCGGCCTGGCGCTCGTCTCGCTCTCCAGCCCGCTCGGCATCGAGTACCTGCCGCCCGCCGAAGCGGCCCCGCTGCTGGCGGCGTTCCACGACGGCGCACTGGACCTCCCCGCACCCTTCGGCGTCTGGGCGTCGGCGGGACTCGTCGCGCCGGACCCCGAAGCGCTCGCCCGCACCCTGGAGCAGGGGTGCGTGGGGCTCCAACTGCCCGCCACCGCACTGCTGGACGAGGCGGGGTGGGCGCACTGCGCCCCACTGCTCGACACACTCGCCCGCGCCGGCAAGCCGCTCTTCGTCCATCCGGGCGCGGCGCCGCCCAGTGGCGACGGCGCCCCGCCCTGGTGGCCCGCACTGGTGCCGTACGTCCAGCAGCTGCACGCCACCTGGTTCGCCTTCCGCGCGTTCGGCCGGCCGCGCCACCCCCGGCTGCGGGTCTGCTTCGCCGCCCTCGCGGGCCTCGCCCCGCTGCACGGCGAGCGGCTCGCGGCCCGGGGCGGCGGCCGGGGCACGGTCGACTTCGACGTCTTCTACGAGACCTCCTCGTACGGCACCCGGGCGGTGGACGCCCTGGTCCGGGCGGTCGGCATCGACGTCGTCGTGTCCGGCAGCGACCGCCCGTACGCCCTGCCCGCCATCCCCGACCTCGGCGCGGAAGCGGCCGCCCACGCGCTCCGCACCGCCAACCCCGCCCGCCTCCTGAAAGGAGCAACCCCGTGA
- a CDS encoding LacI family DNA-binding transcriptional regulator, translating into MARPSKRTTLREVAEATGLSTAAVSYALRGKQVSKETEERVRKAAAELGYEADPIARALASGRTSMVGVLAGDLQDLWQQQLMAAIGRELLAGDRYALILDAGGDPARELVLAKQLRDQRVDGLLVSPVDPSAEGWAKIADAVPVVSIGDSLQQARTAGEVLFDNRAGIDAVLAYLARLGHRRVTVLTPTGPSTPDRPADVYVREAADRLGLDVEVVPCAQELGEATGVARGVVGGRSTAVFCFSDSIAYGVYAAAAEADLAIGRDLSVVGFDDHPVSRVLTPALTTLDWGLAEIAAEAARLAVAAIEGRRVRRKRILCAPRLVERGSAAGALPPGPRSASTGRA; encoded by the coding sequence ATGGCCAGGCCGAGCAAGCGCACCACCCTCCGCGAGGTGGCAGAGGCCACCGGCCTCTCCACTGCCGCCGTCTCGTACGCCCTGCGCGGCAAGCAGGTGTCCAAGGAGACCGAGGAGCGGGTCCGCAAGGCCGCCGCCGAGCTGGGATACGAGGCCGACCCCATCGCCCGCGCCCTCGCCAGCGGCCGTACGAGCATGGTCGGGGTCCTCGCGGGTGACCTCCAGGACCTCTGGCAGCAGCAGTTGATGGCGGCCATAGGTCGCGAACTCCTGGCGGGGGACCGCTATGCGCTGATCCTCGACGCGGGCGGCGATCCCGCACGGGAGCTGGTCCTCGCCAAGCAGCTCCGCGACCAGCGGGTGGACGGTCTGCTCGTCTCGCCCGTCGACCCCTCGGCCGAGGGCTGGGCGAAGATCGCCGACGCGGTGCCGGTGGTCTCCATCGGTGACTCGCTCCAGCAGGCCAGGACCGCCGGGGAGGTGCTCTTCGACAATCGCGCCGGGATCGACGCGGTGCTCGCGTATCTGGCGCGGCTCGGGCACCGCCGGGTGACGGTGCTGACCCCGACCGGGCCCAGCACCCCCGACCGCCCGGCCGACGTCTATGTGCGCGAGGCCGCGGACCGGCTCGGCCTCGACGTCGAAGTGGTGCCGTGCGCACAGGAGTTGGGTGAGGCGACCGGGGTCGCACGCGGGGTGGTGGGCGGCCGTTCCACCGCGGTCTTCTGCTTCTCGGACTCGATCGCGTACGGCGTGTACGCGGCGGCCGCCGAGGCGGACCTGGCCATCGGCCGGGACCTGTCGGTGGTCGGCTTCGACGACCACCCGGTCTCCCGGGTCCTGACGCCCGCGCTGACGACCCTCGACTGGGGCCTCGCGGAGATCGCGGCGGAGGCGGCGCGGCTGGCGGTGGCGGCGATCGAGGGGCGGCGGGTGCGGCGCAAGCGGATTCTCTGTGCGCCGCGGCTGGTGGAGCGCGGGTCCGCCGCGGGGGCGCTACCCCCGGGCCCCCGGTCAGCAAGCACCGGACGGGCTTGA
- a CDS encoding ABC transporter substrate-binding protein, with translation MNRRTALTALLAGASAPVLAACSSGITSLDGDSSGGDAGSSSGGLVIGTANFTENQILGYLYAGALKAAGIKSTVKPNLGSREIIVPALKGGDIDLLPEYQGSLLLYLNKKATETEAGAMQNALAAVLPASLEVLPYAAAEDRDSFAVTRETADKYGLKSLADLKKVNGKLVFGAAAEMQKRVVGVVGLKDQYGVEFKEFKALDSSGPLVKGALKKGDVDVANVFTTDVDVAANHWVVLEDPKHLVPAQHIVPLIAARKADGKVRKALALLGNALTTEELTKLNRLVDKDKKDPDRVADAWLKQHKVLA, from the coding sequence ATGAACCGACGTACCGCACTCACCGCCCTGCTGGCCGGCGCTTCGGCGCCCGTGCTCGCCGCCTGCTCGTCCGGCATCACGTCCCTCGACGGGGACAGCTCCGGCGGCGACGCCGGAAGCAGCTCCGGCGGGCTGGTCATCGGCACCGCCAACTTCACCGAGAACCAGATACTCGGCTACCTCTACGCGGGGGCGCTCAAGGCCGCGGGCATCAAGTCCACGGTCAAGCCCAACCTGGGCTCCCGCGAGATCATCGTCCCCGCGCTGAAGGGGGGCGACATCGATCTGCTCCCGGAGTACCAGGGCAGTCTGCTGCTCTATCTGAACAAGAAGGCCACCGAGACGGAGGCGGGCGCGATGCAGAACGCGCTGGCCGCCGTGCTGCCCGCGAGCCTCGAAGTCCTGCCGTACGCGGCGGCCGAGGACCGCGACAGTTTCGCGGTGACCCGCGAGACGGCCGACAAATACGGCCTCAAGTCCCTCGCCGACCTGAAGAAGGTCAACGGCAAGCTCGTGTTCGGCGCGGCGGCCGAGATGCAGAAGCGGGTCGTGGGGGTCGTCGGGCTCAAGGACCAGTACGGCGTGGAGTTCAAGGAGTTCAAGGCGCTGGACTCGTCGGGCCCGCTGGTCAAGGGCGCGCTGAAGAAGGGCGATGTGGACGTCGCCAACGTCTTCACCACGGACGTGGATGTCGCGGCGAACCACTGGGTCGTCCTGGAGGACCCGAAGCACCTGGTGCCCGCGCAGCACATCGTCCCGCTGATCGCCGCCCGCAAGGCGGACGGCAAGGTCCGCAAGGCGCTGGCCCTGCTGGGCAACGCGCTGACGACGGAGGAGCTGACGAAGCTGAACCGCCTGGTCGACAAGGACAAGAAGGACCCGGACAGGGTCGCGGACGCGTGGCTGAAGCAGCACAAGGTGCTGGCGTAG
- a CDS encoding ABC transporter permease, which yields MLELLKNLASWLTSSAQWSGREGIAHRLVEHLQYSLLATVIAAVIALPIGMLIGHTGRGAFIAVNLASFGRALPTVGLVTLVFLAGGLSIWPVYISLVALAVPVIITNTYAGMAAVDPEVKDAAKGVGLRGHQVLWQVELPLALPLIMTGIRLATVQVVATATIAAYVSFGGLGRYVFDGLAQRDLVQVLGGAVLVAVLAVLADLVLGGVQRLLLRGRPDTAR from the coding sequence ATGCTGGAACTCCTCAAGAACCTCGCGTCCTGGCTGACCAGCTCCGCCCAGTGGTCCGGCCGGGAAGGCATCGCGCACCGGCTGGTCGAGCACCTGCAGTACTCGCTGCTCGCCACCGTCATCGCGGCCGTCATCGCGCTCCCCATCGGCATGCTGATCGGCCACACCGGGCGCGGCGCGTTCATCGCGGTCAACCTGGCGTCCTTCGGCCGCGCGCTGCCCACCGTCGGCCTGGTGACCCTGGTCTTCCTCGCGGGCGGGCTCTCCATCTGGCCGGTGTACATCTCGCTGGTGGCCCTCGCCGTGCCGGTGATCATCACCAATACGTACGCGGGCATGGCCGCCGTCGACCCGGAGGTCAAGGACGCGGCGAAGGGCGTGGGGCTCCGCGGCCACCAGGTCCTCTGGCAGGTCGAACTCCCGCTCGCGCTGCCCCTGATCATGACCGGCATCCGGCTGGCGACCGTGCAGGTCGTGGCCACCGCCACCATCGCCGCCTATGTCAGCTTCGGCGGGCTGGGCCGGTACGTGTTCGACGGGCTCGCCCAGCGCGACCTGGTGCAGGTACTCGGCGGCGCGGTGCTCGTCGCCGTCCTGGCCGTCCTCGCCGACCTCGTCCTGGGCGGGGTGCAGCGGCTGCTGCTGCGCGGCCGACCCGACACCGCCCGCTGA
- a CDS encoding ABC transporter permease, whose translation MTIDWGWFPDHTGEMAHLTADHLSTAVPAVLLGLLIALPLAVLAHRVRALRGFVLGLSNILYTIPSLAFFVLLLPITGLTRTTAITGLTAYTLVVLVRNTVEGLDAVPAKVREASTAMGTRPLRTLLTVELPLALPVIMAGIRVSTVMSISLVSVASYIGYGGLGQLFTDGFQRNYPTPVVAGVILTLLLALVADALLVTVQWLCTPWTRQRHSMKRGA comes from the coding sequence ATGACCATCGACTGGGGCTGGTTCCCCGACCACACCGGTGAGATGGCTCACCTCACCGCGGACCATCTCTCCACCGCGGTGCCCGCCGTCCTCCTCGGCCTGCTGATCGCGCTCCCGCTGGCAGTCCTCGCCCACCGGGTACGGGCGCTGCGCGGCTTCGTACTCGGCCTCTCCAACATCCTCTACACGATCCCGTCGCTGGCCTTCTTCGTCCTGCTGCTGCCCATCACCGGACTCACCCGGACGACGGCGATCACCGGCCTGACCGCGTACACCCTGGTGGTGCTCGTACGGAACACCGTCGAGGGCCTGGACGCCGTGCCCGCCAAGGTGCGCGAGGCGTCCACCGCCATGGGCACCCGGCCGCTGCGCACCCTGCTCACCGTGGAACTGCCGCTCGCGCTGCCGGTGATCATGGCCGGTATCCGGGTCTCCACCGTGATGTCCATCTCGCTGGTGAGCGTCGCCAGCTACATCGGATACGGCGGCCTCGGCCAGCTCTTCACCGACGGCTTCCAGCGCAACTACCCCACCCCGGTCGTCGCCGGTGTGATCCTGACCCTGCTGCTCGCCCTGGTGGCCGACGCGCTGCTCGTCACCGTCCAGTGGCTGTGCACGCCCTGGACCAGGCAGCGCCATTCCATGAAGAGGGGCGCCTGA
- a CDS encoding ABC transporter ATP-binding protein, with protein sequence MIKFDAVHKRFPNGTTAVHDLTLDMPEGQITVLVGSSGCGKTTTLRMINRMVDPSSGTIRLAGKDILEADAAELRRGIGYVIQQSGLFPHRTILDNVATVPLLLGWGRKKARARAAELLETVGLTADTGKRYPHQLSGGQQQRVGVARALAADPPVLLMDEPFGAVDPVVRTQLQDELLRLQKDLNKTIVFVTHDIDEAVRLGDRIAVFRTGGHLVQCAEPAELLARPADDFVADFLGAERGLKLLSLSTLAGIPRTPAPVVRAGEKISAVKRTGRWRLVVSADDKPLGWLDTDAAPSAGTAGDAPLLPVRALRDTDSLLSALNESVASPAGLVARVDADGSLTGVTSRDAIHDRAGEAHTSAGAVGSPAKSGTAA encoded by the coding sequence ATGATCAAATTCGACGCCGTGCACAAACGCTTCCCGAACGGCACCACAGCGGTCCACGACCTCACCCTGGACATGCCGGAGGGGCAGATCACGGTCCTCGTCGGATCCTCCGGATGTGGCAAGACCACCACCCTGCGCATGATCAACCGCATGGTCGACCCGTCGTCGGGGACCATCCGCCTCGCGGGCAAGGACATCCTCGAAGCGGACGCCGCCGAGCTGCGGCGCGGCATCGGGTACGTCATCCAGCAGTCCGGGCTCTTCCCGCACCGGACGATCCTGGACAACGTGGCCACCGTCCCGCTGCTCCTCGGCTGGGGCCGCAAGAAGGCCCGCGCCCGCGCCGCCGAGCTGCTCGAAACGGTCGGGCTGACCGCCGACACCGGCAAGCGCTATCCGCACCAGCTCTCCGGCGGCCAGCAGCAGCGCGTCGGCGTGGCCCGCGCGCTCGCGGCCGACCCGCCGGTACTGCTGATGGACGAGCCGTTCGGCGCGGTGGACCCGGTGGTCCGCACCCAGCTCCAGGACGAGCTGCTGCGGCTGCAGAAGGACCTGAACAAGACCATCGTCTTCGTCACCCACGACATAGACGAGGCCGTCCGGCTCGGCGACCGCATCGCGGTCTTCCGTACCGGCGGCCATCTCGTCCAGTGCGCCGAGCCCGCCGAGCTGCTCGCCCGGCCCGCCGACGACTTCGTCGCGGACTTCCTGGGCGCCGAACGCGGGCTGAAGCTGCTGTCGCTCTCCACGCTCGCGGGGATACCCCGGACGCCCGCCCCGGTCGTCCGCGCCGGTGAAAAGATATCCGCGGTGAAGCGAACCGGCCGCTGGCGGCTGGTGGTGTCGGCCGACGACAAGCCGCTCGGCTGGCTCGACACGGACGCCGCCCCGTCGGCCGGTACGGCGGGCGACGCCCCGCTGCTGCCCGTCCGGGCGCTGCGCGACACCGACTCACTGCTCTCCGCGCTCAACGAGTCCGTCGCGTCCCCGGCCGGCCTGGTGGCCCGGGTGGACGCCGACGGCTCACTGACCGGCGTCACCTCCCGCGACGCCATCCACGACCGGGCGGGCGAGGCCCACACGAGCGCGGGAGCCGTCGGCTCCCCCGCGAAGTCCGGTACCGCCGCATGA
- a CDS encoding aromatic amino acid ammonia-lyase, producing MPYRTVDTRTGTGTRAGTSTQTGIVVLDGESLPVADVVRLARGTARPVPGTEAMKRAEQSWDAARELAASGRVYGRSTGVGANRNESVPSGAAADHGLRLLRSHAGAIGDPLPGHEVRAMLAVRANQLLAGGAGLRPTVVTALCEALESGAHPVVNEFGSVGTGDIAALAQMGLALAGEHPWQGGPPPAALRLDNNDALALISSNALTLGQAALALDELRALVDATQVVAALSLLAVDGSFEAYAEPVHAARPHPGSYAVAARSRRLLGAPERPTPPLGRIQDPYGFRCVPQVHGPVQDAADLLERTIAVEINAAAENPLIRASDMAAYHHGGFYMAQLVLALDHFRLALTQTARLSTSRLSALNEPGFTRLRPFLADGEAASSGVMILEYAAGAAFGELSALSAPASLGHAVLSRGVEEQASFASLAARQALRAGRAYRYVVGCELVAVIRALRQRELRIDPGLPVGRAFALADEALDPDLADRPLTDDVETAAALLDRFNGL from the coding sequence ATGCCGTACCGCACGGTGGACACCCGGACCGGCACCGGCACCCGGGCCGGCACCAGCACCCAGACCGGCATCGTGGTCCTCGACGGTGAGTCCCTTCCGGTCGCCGATGTGGTCCGGCTCGCGCGTGGTACGGCCAGGCCCGTACCCGGAACCGAGGCGATGAAGCGTGCCGAACAGTCGTGGGACGCGGCGCGTGAGCTCGCCGCATCGGGTCGCGTGTACGGCCGCTCCACCGGTGTCGGCGCCAACCGTAACGAGTCCGTGCCGTCCGGCGCAGCCGCCGACCACGGACTGCGGCTGCTCCGCTCGCACGCCGGGGCCATCGGGGACCCGCTGCCGGGCCACGAGGTCAGGGCCATGCTCGCAGTACGCGCCAACCAGCTGCTCGCCGGCGGGGCCGGACTGCGGCCCACCGTCGTCACCGCGCTCTGCGAGGCCCTGGAATCCGGTGCCCACCCCGTCGTCAACGAGTTCGGCTCCGTCGGTACCGGTGACATCGCCGCCCTGGCCCAGATGGGCCTCGCGCTGGCCGGTGAACATCCCTGGCAGGGCGGCCCGCCGCCCGCCGCGCTGCGCCTCGACAACAACGACGCCCTCGCGCTGATCAGCAGCAACGCCCTCACCCTCGGCCAGGCGGCGCTCGCACTCGACGAGCTGCGCGCACTGGTCGACGCGACCCAGGTGGTGGCCGCGCTGTCGCTGCTCGCCGTGGACGGCTCGTTCGAGGCGTACGCGGAACCGGTGCACGCGGCCCGCCCGCACCCCGGCTCGTACGCCGTGGCCGCCCGCAGCCGACGGCTGCTCGGCGCCCCCGAGCGGCCCACTCCACCGCTGGGCCGCATCCAGGACCCGTACGGCTTCCGCTGTGTCCCGCAGGTCCACGGGCCCGTGCAGGACGCGGCCGACCTGCTGGAGCGCACCATCGCCGTCGAGATCAACGCGGCGGCCGAGAACCCGCTGATCCGCGCCTCGGACATGGCCGCCTACCACCACGGCGGCTTCTACATGGCCCAGCTGGTCCTGGCGCTCGACCACTTCCGGCTGGCCCTCACCCAGACCGCCCGGCTCTCCACCTCCCGGCTCTCCGCGCTGAACGAGCCCGGGTTCACCCGGCTCAGGCCCTTCCTCGCGGACGGTGAGGCGGCGTCGTCGGGCGTGATGATCCTGGAGTACGCGGCCGGGGCGGCCTTCGGTGAGCTGAGCGCGCTGTCCGCGCCGGCCTCGCTCGGGCACGCCGTCCTCTCCCGCGGCGTCGAGGAGCAGGCCAGCTTCGCGTCGCTCGCGGCCCGGCAGGCACTGCGGGCCGGACGCGCGTACCGCTATGTCGTGGGCTGCGAACTGGTCGCCGTCATACGGGCGTTGCGCCAGCGCGAGCTGCGGATAGACCCCGGCCTGCCGGTCGGCCGCGCCTTCGCCCTGGCGGACGAGGCGCTCGACCCGGACCTCGCGGACCGGCCGCTCACGGACGACGTGGAGACGGCGGCCGCGCTGCTCGACCGGTTCAATGGCCTCTGA
- a CDS encoding MurR/RpiR family transcriptional regulator: MSDSPAARLQQLFEGHRLTPTQRRIAHCMVRQASEAPFLSSVELAELAGVSQPSVTRFAVALGFDGYPALRRHLREVAPAGREVDDDSLNEYQQAVQAEMENLRRLAEALADPSLVERAGRLLAQSPALPVLGLRAASSQARGFAYFAAKVHRDVRLLDEGGTMLADRIDASVRAGATVLLCFALPRHPREVVEALAYAQSAGLTVVTVADSAFAPVARHSDILIPAAVGTGLAFDTVCGPMLLGRVLLEAMCDELPEAQSRLEEFDARAAARGLFME, translated from the coding sequence ATGAGCGACAGCCCGGCCGCACGGCTGCAACAGCTCTTCGAAGGGCACCGGCTGACACCGACCCAGCGGCGCATCGCGCACTGCATGGTGCGGCAGGCCTCCGAGGCGCCCTTCCTCTCCTCCGTCGAACTGGCCGAACTGGCCGGGGTCAGCCAGCCGTCCGTCACCCGGTTCGCGGTGGCGCTCGGCTTCGACGGCTACCCGGCGCTGCGCCGGCACCTGCGGGAGGTCGCCCCGGCCGGACGCGAGGTGGACGACGACAGCCTCAACGAGTACCAGCAGGCCGTCCAGGCCGAGATGGAGAATCTGCGCCGGCTCGCCGAGGCGCTGGCCGACCCCTCGCTGGTGGAGCGCGCGGGCCGGCTGCTCGCACAGTCTCCGGCTCTGCCGGTACTGGGGCTGCGCGCCGCTTCCTCGCAGGCCAGGGGGTTCGCGTACTTCGCCGCCAAGGTCCACCGGGATGTCCGGCTGCTCGACGAGGGCGGCACGATGCTGGCCGACCGCATCGACGCCTCGGTACGGGCGGGGGCCACGGTGCTGCTCTGCTTCGCTCTGCCCCGCCACCCGCGTGAGGTGGTCGAGGCACTCGCGTACGCGCAGTCGGCCGGGCTGACCGTGGTGACGGTCGCCGACTCGGCCTTCGCCCCGGTCGCCCGGCACAGCGACATCCTGATCCCCGCCGCTGTCGGCACCGGCCTGGCCTTCGACACGGTGTGCGGGCCGATGCTGCTGGGGCGGGTGCTGCTGGAGGCGATGTGCGACGAACTGCCTGAGGCGCAGTCGCGCCTGGAGGAGTTCGACGCGCGGGCGGCGGCACGGGGGCTGTTCATGGAGTAG
- a CDS encoding roadblock/LC7 domain-containing protein, which produces MSAEAEVLDELRRLRARVPLISGALAASADGLVLAQDTTSAEGESVAALTAAALGVAQRLTETTGQGAFRELLVRGEHGYVATYAAGPSAVLTLLAHPRINVGRLHLEARRSSTRIGELVDGALDRPETPRPERPRPESPRAESP; this is translated from the coding sequence ATGTCCGCGGAGGCCGAAGTGCTGGACGAGCTGCGGCGGTTGAGAGCCCGGGTGCCCCTGATCAGCGGGGCGCTCGCGGCCAGCGCCGACGGTCTGGTGCTGGCACAGGACACCACGTCGGCCGAGGGCGAGTCCGTCGCCGCGCTCACCGCCGCGGCCCTCGGCGTCGCGCAGCGGCTGACCGAGACGACGGGCCAGGGCGCCTTCCGTGAGCTGCTGGTCCGCGGCGAGCACGGCTATGTGGCGACGTACGCGGCAGGCCCGTCCGCCGTGCTCACCCTGCTCGCCCATCCGCGTATCAACGTGGGCCGGCTCCACCTGGAGGCCCGCCGGTCGAGCACCCGGATCGGCGAGCTGGTCGACGGCGCCCTCGACCGGCCGGAGACCCCACGCCCGGAGAGGCCACGCCCGGAGAGCCCACGCGCGGAGAGCCCATGA
- a CDS encoding transcriptional regulator, which yields MTTATRPAGVSPMLVRLAGERATGALLRDRGTLYLVDGQVVHAESPVAPGIDVLLTTSGRLRPEGWRQALDQAGAHGRVGRFLVESGQVADGELEICHLGALHDAAYFALAPSSGPTRFRYGVAHWIGAVHPVPAEAVEREAARRRELLDRLWPYPDIDTAPVVRARSRPDTPVTPRQRAVLDLVDGVRTPPGIARALGRPAFHTLIDVRRLAAAGAVETPRAPVPQASAVPARYADAVADVSPDPDVALLRRLRDALEATL from the coding sequence ATGACCACCGCCACCAGACCCGCGGGCGTCTCGCCCATGCTCGTCCGCCTCGCGGGCGAACGCGCCACCGGCGCCCTGCTGCGTGACCGCGGCACGCTCTATCTGGTCGACGGCCAGGTGGTGCACGCCGAGAGCCCGGTCGCCCCCGGGATCGACGTCCTGCTGACCACCTCGGGACGGCTGCGCCCCGAAGGGTGGCGGCAGGCACTGGACCAGGCCGGAGCGCACGGCCGCGTCGGCCGGTTCCTGGTCGAGAGCGGCCAGGTCGCGGACGGTGAGCTGGAGATATGCCATCTCGGCGCCCTGCACGACGCGGCGTACTTCGCCCTCGCCCCCAGCAGCGGCCCCACCCGCTTCCGCTACGGCGTCGCCCACTGGATCGGCGCCGTGCACCCGGTGCCGGCCGAAGCGGTGGAGCGGGAGGCCGCCCGCCGCCGGGAACTGCTCGACCGGCTCTGGCCGTACCCGGACATCGACACCGCCCCGGTGGTACGGGCCCGGAGCCGCCCCGACACCCCGGTCACCCCGCGCCAGCGCGCCGTGCTCGACCTGGTGGACGGGGTCCGCACGCCGCCCGGCATCGCCCGGGCGCTGGGCCGCCCCGCCTTCCACACCCTCATCGACGTCCGCAGGCTGGCAGCCGCCGGTGCCGTCGAGACCCCGCGCGCACCCGTACCGCAGGCGTCCGCGGTCCCCGCCCGGTACGCGGACGCGGTCGCCGACGTGTCGCCCGACCCGGATGTCGCCCTGCTCCGCCGGCTGCGAGACGCATTGGAGGCCACGCTGTGA
- a CDS encoding diaminopimelate decarboxylase has product MASETGSGTAADAGSDTGTATRREQAVRAAVATGLAGQDSPVVGLLDILGIRAGAAALRAAFEEVTPPGTPVLHAFAVKAAPLVPVLRLLAEEGIGAEVASPGELALARAAGVRPAHTVLDSPAKTPAELREALALGIAVNADNPQELARLDALVRSAPTTSPLGLRVNPQIGGGSIGALSTATATSKFGVALRDEGARAWVVRAFVDRPWLNRLHTHSGSQGVPLALMAEGVRAVHELAEEINAAAGRQQIDTIDIGGGLPVNFSSDGETPTYAEYARLLKATAPGLLDGRYGLVTEFGRSLLAKHGTILARVEYAKSAGGRAIAVTHAGVQVATRTVYAPASWPLRITAYDRDGHPSTAAAVAQDVAGPACFAGDLLAEDRELPLLGQGDYVAVLDTGAYYFAHHYAYNSLARPAIYGFTAEAATGTAPGAGGVRFATVRDAQSVAEIVAESGGAHADALL; this is encoded by the coding sequence ATGGCTTCTGAAACGGGTTCCGGAACGGCCGCCGACGCGGGTTCCGATACAGGCACCGCCACCCGGCGTGAGCAGGCAGTACGGGCCGCGGTGGCGACCGGTCTCGCCGGTCAGGACAGCCCCGTCGTCGGGCTGCTGGACATCCTGGGGATCCGCGCCGGCGCGGCCGCCCTGCGGGCCGCGTTCGAGGAGGTCACCCCGCCGGGTACGCCCGTTCTGCACGCTTTCGCCGTCAAGGCGGCCCCGCTCGTCCCCGTCCTGCGGCTGCTCGCCGAGGAGGGCATCGGGGCGGAGGTCGCGAGCCCGGGTGAGCTGGCGCTGGCCCGCGCCGCGGGGGTGCGCCCGGCGCACACCGTGCTCGACTCCCCCGCCAAGACCCCCGCCGAGTTGCGCGAGGCGCTCGCCCTCGGGATCGCGGTGAACGCCGACAATCCGCAGGAGCTGGCCCGGCTCGACGCCCTGGTGCGGTCGGCCCCGACCACCTCACCGCTGGGGCTGCGTGTCAATCCGCAGATCGGCGGCGGCTCCATCGGCGCGCTGTCGACGGCCACCGCGACCTCGAAGTTCGGAGTGGCCCTGCGCGACGAGGGCGCCCGCGCGTGGGTCGTCCGGGCCTTCGTGGACCGCCCCTGGCTGAACCGGCTGCACACCCACTCGGGCTCACAGGGCGTACCGCTGGCACTGATGGCCGAAGGCGTACGGGCCGTCCACGAACTGGCCGAGGAGATCAACGCGGCGGCCGGCCGGCAGCAGATCGACACCATCGACATCGGCGGCGGACTGCCGGTCAACTTCTCGTCGGACGGCGAGACACCCACGTACGCCGAGTACGCACGGCTCCTCAAGGCGACCGCGCCCGGCCTGCTCGACGGCCGCTACGGCCTGGTCACCGAATTCGGCCGCTCGCTGCTCGCCAAACACGGCACGATCCTGGCCCGCGTCGAGTACGCGAAGTCAGCCGGCGGACGGGCAATCGCGGTCACGCACGCCGGGGTCCAGGTGGCCACCCGCACGGTGTACGCACCCGCGTCGTGGCCGCTGCGGATCACCGCGTACGACCGGGACGGCCACCCCAGCACGGCCGCCGCCGTCGCCCAGGACGTCGCGGGCCCGGCCTGCTTCGCGGGCGACCTGCTGGCGGAGGACCGGGAGCTGCCGCTGCTCGGCCAGGGGGACTACGTGGCGGTGCTGGACACCGGGGCGTACTACTTCGCGCACCACTACGCGTACAACAGCCTGGCCAGGCCCGCGATTTACGGGTTCACGGCGGAGGCGGCGACCGGGACCGCGCCCGGCGCGGGAGGGGTCCGGTTCGCGACGGTGCGGGACGCGCAGAGCGTGGCGGAGATCGTCGCCGAGTCGGGCGGGGCACACGCGGACGCGCTGCTCTGA